One Nostoc sp. UHCC 0302 DNA window includes the following coding sequences:
- the acpP gene encoding acyl carrier protein yields the protein MSQTANFEKVKKVIADQLEVAPEKIVPEARFTDDLQADSLDLVELVMALEEEFEVEIPDEDAEKILTVQDAADYINKHAATSA from the coding sequence ATGAGCCAAACAGCAAATTTTGAAAAAGTTAAGAAAGTAATAGCCGATCAACTGGAAGTTGCGCCTGAAAAAATTGTGCCAGAAGCCAGATTTACGGACGATTTACAGGCAGACTCTCTGGATTTAGTTGAATTAGTAATGGCTTTGGAAGAAGAATTTGAGGTAGAAATTCCCGATGAAGATGCCGAAAAGATTTTGACAGTTCAAGATGCAGCGGACTACATAAACAAACACGCTGCTACATCAGCTTAA
- a CDS encoding CoB--CoM heterodisulfide reductase iron-sulfur subunit B family protein yields the protein MLSQMLKYAYFPGCVAQGACRELYQSTQALTQALGIELVELKKAACCGSGTFKEDSQLLEDTVNARNIALAEELNLPLLTHCSTCQGVIGHVNERLKECQTNNPAYIQQVNGLLKKESCLPYRGSTEVKHLLYALVTDYGLEEITKRVTRKLSGLKCAAFYGCYLLRAQKSMPYDDPYQPEAMENMFRAVGATPIYYRGRTQCCGWPLSSYATTQSFKMAGMHIQDALAAGADCMVTPCPLCHLNLDSRQPEVEKVIGQKLGLPVLHLPQLIALAVGVSPEELGLSRHIVSTKSVLEKLGF from the coding sequence ATGCTATCTCAGATGCTTAAATACGCTTACTTTCCTGGCTGTGTTGCCCAAGGCGCTTGTCGGGAGCTTTATCAGTCAACCCAAGCCCTCACTCAAGCACTGGGAATTGAACTGGTTGAATTAAAAAAAGCTGCTTGCTGTGGTTCTGGCACATTCAAAGAAGATTCGCAGCTGCTAGAAGATACAGTCAACGCTAGAAATATTGCTTTAGCAGAAGAATTAAATCTGCCACTACTTACCCATTGCAGCACTTGTCAGGGTGTTATTGGTCATGTCAACGAACGCCTGAAAGAATGCCAGACAAATAACCCTGCCTACATTCAACAGGTTAATGGCTTGCTCAAGAAAGAAAGTTGTTTGCCTTATCGTGGCAGTACTGAAGTTAAACATCTTCTCTACGCTCTAGTTACAGATTACGGTTTGGAGGAAATTACCAAACGTGTTACCCGTAAGTTGAGTGGACTAAAATGTGCAGCTTTTTATGGCTGTTATCTCCTCCGCGCCCAAAAGTCAATGCCCTACGATGACCCCTACCAACCGGAAGCGATGGAAAATATGTTTCGGGCGGTGGGTGCAACACCAATTTATTACCGAGGGCGAACGCAATGTTGCGGTTGGCCACTTTCTAGTTATGCCACTACCCAATCTTTTAAGATGGCGGGGATGCATATTCAAGATGCTTTGGCTGCTGGTGCTGACTGTATGGTGACACCTTGTCCTCTGTGCCACCTGAATTTAGATTCTCGTCAGCCAGAAGTAGAAAAGGTAATTGGGCAAAAGCTAGGTTTACCAGTCTTGCATTTACCTCAGTTGATTGCTTTGGCAGTTGGAGTTAGTCCAGAAGAACTGGGTTTATCACGGCACATTGTTTCCACAAAATCAGTTTTGGAGAAACTAGGTTTTTAG